From the Phyllopteryx taeniolatus isolate TA_2022b chromosome 20, UOR_Ptae_1.2, whole genome shotgun sequence genome, one window contains:
- the LOC133470280 gene encoding caveolae-associated protein 4a-like: protein MPHPSFWNPTVKRPPSLLRPRAAPAGWSPSARRRPPPPLLSPSLLSPHLRASDSGMQADSSVCGGAEDAAGAASLLERVAGLLDGVLATQRRMDERQLELESAVRDIRAGVFKLAAERAGDADVLEKLLEKTRKVSRHIKDVRVRLENQNLRVKKVEATQGDLLAKNKFRVVIYQGEQEARGATPADDAGGQGEGDAESHKLALPPDSDDDEYMVVEEADSAAGRQKKKTGLTRMESLKATFSRENMSRTRDSLGTKVNKLGERIVTAERRQKIRRSGERLKETLAKNVLKKERTVAEGQEGADPAAAVAEGAAPVPPPKGRRAAAPEAEGGGARGGEVPVYDMKRLS from the exons atgCCTCATCCCTCCTTTTGGAACCCGACTGTAAAAAGACCCCCTTCGCTTTTGAGACCGCGCGCCGCCCCAGCTGGGTGGAGTCCGTCTGCCCGGAGgcgccccccccctccccttctgTCTCCTTCTCTTCTCAGCCCCCATTTGCGAGCGAGCGACAGCGGCATGCAGGCGGACagctcggtgtgcggcggcgCCGAGGACGCGGCCGGCGCGGCGTCCCTGCTGGAGCGCGTGGCCGGCCTGCTGGACGGCGTGCTGGCCACGCAGCGGCGCATGGACGAGCGGCAGCTGGAGCTGGAGAGCGCCGTGCGCGACATCCGCGCCGGCGTTTTCAAGCTCGCCGCCGAGCGGGCCGGCGACGCCGACGTCCTGGAGAAACTTCTGGAGAAGACGCGCAAGGTCAGCAGACACATCAAGGACGTGCGCGTGCGCCTGGAGAACCAGAACCTGCGCGTCAAGAAGGTGGAGGCCACGCAGGGAGACCTCCTGGCCAAGAACAAGTTCCGCGTGGTCATCTACCAG GGCGAGCAGGAAGCGCGAGGCGCGACGCCGGCCGACGACGCGGGCGGCCAAGGCGAAGGAGACGCCGAGTCTCACAAGTTGGCTCTTCCGCCGGATTCGGATGACGACGAGTAcatggtggtggaggaggccgaCTCGGCGGCCGGGcgtcagaagaagaagacgggCCTGACGCGCATGGAGAGCCTGAAGGCCACCTTCTCGCGGGAGAACATGAGCCGCACCCGCGACAGCCTGGGCACCAAAGTCAACAAACTGGGCGAGCGCATCGTGACGGCCGAGCGGCGTCAAAAGATCCGCCGGTCGGGCGAGCGGCTCAAGGAGACCCTCGCCAAGAACGTCCTGAAGAAGGAGAGGACCGTGGCCGAGGGCCAGGAGGGGGCCgaccccgccgccgccgtcgccgagGGGGCCGCGCCCGTGCCGCCGCCCAAGGGCCGCCGCGCCGCCGCCCCGGAGGCGGAGGGCGGCGGCGCCCGGGGGGGCGAGGTACCCGTGTACGACATGAAGCGGTTGTCGTAG